One Corynebacterium tuberculostearicum DNA window includes the following coding sequences:
- a CDS encoding DMT family transporter, protein MLWILLGIIAGLVLPVQTLVNTRLRASTGTPFSSSLISFAVGTITLLVIATAVTGGEFGISRAFGEPLWIWFGGLLGVVALTGNILLFPHLGAVQTVVLPIAGQIMMGLVVDHFGLFDSPTSPLSLVRTLGALIVLGGVISIVASPGAPTKQEDSAMALWLWRLAGFVFGCFTASQSAINGHLGQITGSPVSAALVSFSIGVSALVVLNIALRWRPRIERPEGKANPWWMWAGGALGALFVFGNAALVPQIGTGLTVVATLLGSMVGSVLIDRLRGAPVAMRQVAGIAVILVGVILIRLV, encoded by the coding sequence GTGTTGTGGATTCTCTTAGGCATTATCGCCGGACTCGTTCTACCCGTTCAGACCCTGGTTAATACGCGCCTGCGCGCGTCTACTGGCACGCCGTTTTCCTCTTCGCTCATCTCGTTTGCCGTGGGCACGATAACTTTGCTTGTCATCGCGACAGCCGTCACCGGCGGCGAATTCGGCATTTCCCGTGCCTTTGGGGAACCGCTGTGGATTTGGTTCGGTGGCCTGCTCGGCGTGGTTGCGCTTACTGGAAATATCCTTTTGTTTCCTCATCTGGGCGCGGTCCAAACCGTGGTCCTTCCCATCGCGGGCCAGATCATGATGGGCCTTGTCGTCGACCACTTTGGACTATTTGACTCCCCCACTTCCCCACTATCCCTAGTTCGCACCCTAGGGGCACTAATTGTCCTCGGTGGAGTGATTTCTATCGTCGCCAGCCCCGGCGCGCCAACGAAGCAAGAAGACAGCGCTATGGCGTTATGGCTTTGGCGCCTCGCCGGCTTTGTCTTTGGTTGCTTTACCGCAAGCCAATCCGCCATTAACGGCCACCTTGGTCAGATCACCGGGTCGCCCGTTAGTGCGGCTTTGGTGTCTTTTAGCATTGGCGTTTCCGCGCTGGTAGTGCTCAATATTGCTTTGCGCTGGCGCCCTCGCATTGAGCGTCCCGAGGGTAAGGCTAACCCATGGTGGATGTGGGCAGGCGGCGCCTTGGGAGCCTTGTTTGTCTTTGGCAACGCGGCCTTAGTACCGCAGATTGGTACTGGGCTTACTGTGGTGGCAACCCTTCTTGGTTCCATGGTGGGCTCCGTACTGATCGATCGCCTGCGGGGCGCCCCCGTAGCAATGCGCCAGGTAGCCGGCATTGCAGTAATTTTGGTTGGCGTAATACTCATCCGCTTGGTGTAG
- a CDS encoding DUF3000 domain-containing protein, producing MNVVSNSESTTPRSAEASAPTPLHGQAESHEPATPAAFTQAVESMHAADLRPEITLGSIRPPQRLAPFSHAIGLEVGNEDNPDIVPTDAEGDAFGRLILLHDPGAEEAWEGAMRLVAYIQADMDDAVAGDPLLPDVAWQWLNEGLEKEGAGHTNLGGTVTSTASVRFGEIGGPPRAYQIEMRASWTAEGLDLAPHVQAFAQVLANVAGLPPEGVTELGR from the coding sequence TTGAACGTCGTGAGCAATTCCGAATCGACCACCCCACGCAGCGCCGAGGCCTCCGCCCCCACCCCTTTGCACGGGCAGGCGGAAAGCCACGAGCCAGCTACCCCCGCCGCTTTCACCCAAGCAGTGGAGTCCATGCACGCGGCCGACCTGCGCCCTGAGATAACCCTAGGCTCCATTCGCCCACCGCAACGCCTTGCGCCGTTTAGCCACGCAATCGGCCTCGAAGTGGGAAACGAAGACAACCCAGATATCGTGCCCACCGATGCAGAGGGCGACGCCTTTGGTCGCCTCATCCTGCTCCACGATCCGGGCGCTGAGGAAGCTTGGGAGGGCGCCATGCGCCTTGTGGCCTATATCCAGGCGGATATGGACGACGCCGTAGCCGGCGATCCACTCTTGCCCGATGTGGCGTGGCAATGGCTCAACGAAGGCTTAGAAAAGGAGGGTGCCGGCCACACCAATTTGGGCGGCACCGTCACTTCCACCGCGTCCGTGCGGTTTGGCGAGATTGGCGGCCCACCGCGCGCCTACCAGATCGAAATGCGCGCTTCGTGGACTGCCGAAGGCCTCGACCTCGCACCCCACGTGCAGGCTTTTGCCCAGGTATTGGCCAACGTTGCCGGACTACCCCCTGAGGGCGTCACCGAGCTCGGCCGCTGA
- the msrB gene encoding peptide-methionine (R)-S-oxide reductase MsrB → MTDFKLIADTEWRQRLSPEEYYVLREAGTEPPHVGEYTNTTTEGVYSCRACGTELFRSTEKFESHCGWPSFFSPLAGDKIIEREDNSLGMRRVEVLCANCESHLGHVFEGEGYDTPTDLRYCINSICLDLEEKPVEDGTA, encoded by the coding sequence ATGACCGATTTCAAGCTCATTGCCGATACCGAATGGCGCCAGCGCTTAAGCCCTGAGGAATACTACGTCCTGCGCGAAGCCGGCACCGAGCCGCCCCACGTAGGCGAGTACACCAATACCACCACCGAGGGGGTCTATTCTTGCCGCGCGTGTGGAACCGAGCTTTTCCGCTCTACGGAAAAGTTTGAGTCCCACTGCGGCTGGCCTTCCTTCTTCTCCCCACTCGCAGGGGACAAAATCATTGAGCGCGAAGACAATTCGCTAGGCATGCGTCGCGTAGAGGTACTGTGCGCCAACTGCGAATCTCACCTGGGGCACGTCTTTGAGGGCGAGGGCTACGATACCCCCACCGACTTGCGCTATTGCATCAACTCCATCTGCCTGGACTTGGAGGAAAAGCCGGTAGAAGATGGCACCGCCTAA
- a CDS encoding copper resistance CopC family protein: MGYRVPWLRRTAAAVGMAALVLGGSIPAAFAHDSVIGGSVKDGDQLDEFPKEITLEFSGIPKEDFNTFAVTNVDTGEKLFSQEPKLHERDLTIETPADVHPGPGKYQVGFQITSSDGHATRGGVEFSVKGVPTESTEAAAAESSSQDEDEGLPTALKIILGVGGVLAIAAVAALFIAKSRRIDSEGEK, from the coding sequence ATGGGCTACCGCGTACCTTGGCTGCGCCGCACAGCTGCAGCAGTGGGCATGGCCGCACTGGTTTTGGGCGGGTCAATACCTGCCGCATTCGCGCACGACTCCGTTATTGGCGGTTCGGTCAAAGACGGCGACCAACTCGATGAGTTCCCTAAGGAAATCACCCTCGAGTTTTCTGGTATCCCCAAAGAGGACTTCAACACCTTCGCCGTAACCAACGTCGATACCGGTGAGAAACTTTTTAGCCAAGAACCAAAGCTCCATGAGCGGGATCTCACCATTGAGACCCCTGCGGATGTCCATCCTGGGCCGGGTAAATACCAGGTGGGCTTTCAGATCACGTCATCGGATGGGCACGCTACCCGCGGCGGTGTGGAATTTTCTGTCAAAGGTGTCCCCACCGAGAGCACCGAGGCAGCTGCTGCTGAATCATCGTCCCAGGATGAGGATGAGGGCCTGCCGACCGCGCTGAAAATCATCCTGGGTGTGGGCGGCGTTTTGGCAATTGCCGCAGTAGCTGCCCTATTTATTGCCAAGTCTCGTCGCATTGATTCGGAAGGTGAAAAATAA
- the thrS gene encoding threonine--tRNA ligase: MAELIPAVPVNYDSFTVPAGQAVGAAMRELNLPNKGPEAVVVVRGEDGTLFDLSHTPDTESTFTPVAASEEDGRAVIRHSCGHVMAQAVQAEFPGTKLGIGPAIENGFYFDFQTAEPFTPEDLKAIEKRMKKIIKGGQRFERHVYESAEEAEKALAEEPFKLELVQDKGNVDPDSDEAAEVGSGDLTHYDNINPRTGEVEWFDLCRGPHVPTTKYIPAFTLTRSSAAYWRGDQSKAGLQRIYGTAFESKEALEAYQTMVEEAEKRDHRRLGQELDLFSFPDEIGSGFPVFHPNGATVRMEMENHSRNRHVQAGYSFVNTPHITKGDLFKKSGHLDFYADGMFPPMQLDGEYDEEGNTVKEPQDYYAKPMNCPMHNLIFASRGRSYRELPLRLFEFGTVYRYEKSGVVHGLTRARGFTQDDAHIYCTEEQLEEELTKVLDFIISLLKDYGLSDFYLELSTKDPNKFVGSDEIWERSTSILQSVAEKSGLELVPDPAGAAFYGPKISVQARDAIGRTWQMSTVQLDFNLPERFELEYTASDGTKKRPIMIHRALFGSIERFFGVLLEHYAGAFPAWLAPHQVVGIPVADEFSPHLEEVAAQLRQKGIRADVDTSDDRMQKKIRNHTTGKVPFMLVAGARDVEADAVSFRFLDGTQVNGVPVKEAVELIAAWVAERNNEQPTEELISARR; this comes from the coding sequence ATGGCGGAACTCATCCCCGCAGTACCGGTCAATTACGATTCCTTCACCGTGCCCGCCGGCCAGGCCGTGGGCGCAGCAATGCGAGAGCTCAACCTTCCTAATAAGGGCCCTGAGGCTGTCGTAGTCGTTCGCGGTGAGGACGGCACTCTCTTTGATTTGTCGCACACCCCAGACACGGAGTCCACCTTTACCCCGGTTGCCGCCAGCGAGGAAGACGGCCGCGCCGTCATCCGCCACTCCTGCGGCCACGTTATGGCCCAGGCCGTGCAGGCCGAATTCCCCGGCACCAAGCTGGGCATCGGCCCGGCCATTGAGAATGGTTTCTACTTCGATTTCCAAACCGCCGAGCCTTTCACGCCGGAAGATCTCAAGGCGATTGAAAAGCGCATGAAGAAGATCATCAAGGGCGGCCAGCGCTTCGAGCGCCACGTCTACGAATCTGCTGAGGAAGCGGAAAAGGCCCTCGCCGAGGAGCCCTTCAAGCTCGAGCTGGTCCAGGACAAGGGCAACGTTGACCCTGACTCCGACGAGGCCGCAGAAGTCGGTTCCGGCGATCTCACCCACTATGACAACATCAACCCGCGCACCGGGGAAGTAGAGTGGTTCGATCTCTGCCGCGGCCCGCACGTACCGACCACCAAGTACATCCCGGCTTTCACCCTGACCCGTTCTTCTGCCGCCTACTGGCGCGGCGACCAGTCCAAGGCTGGCCTGCAGCGCATTTACGGCACCGCTTTTGAGTCCAAGGAAGCGCTGGAGGCCTACCAGACCATGGTGGAAGAGGCGGAAAAGCGCGACCACCGCCGCCTGGGTCAGGAACTAGATCTCTTCTCCTTCCCGGATGAGATTGGCTCCGGCTTCCCGGTATTCCACCCGAATGGCGCGACCGTGCGCATGGAGATGGAAAACCACTCTCGCAACCGCCACGTCCAGGCTGGGTACTCCTTTGTTAACACCCCGCATATCACCAAGGGCGACCTATTCAAGAAGTCTGGCCACCTGGACTTCTACGCCGACGGCATGTTCCCGCCGATGCAGCTCGATGGCGAATATGACGAAGAGGGTAATACCGTCAAGGAGCCGCAGGACTACTACGCCAAGCCCATGAACTGCCCGATGCACAACCTGATTTTTGCATCCCGTGGCCGTTCCTACCGCGAGCTCCCGCTGCGTCTATTTGAGTTCGGTACCGTCTACCGTTACGAAAAGTCTGGCGTGGTCCACGGCCTGACCCGTGCCCGCGGCTTTACCCAAGACGATGCCCACATTTACTGCACCGAAGAGCAGCTGGAAGAAGAGCTGACCAAGGTCCTCGACTTCATCATTTCCTTGCTGAAGGACTACGGCCTGTCTGACTTCTACCTGGAGCTTTCTACCAAGGACCCGAATAAGTTCGTTGGTTCTGATGAGATCTGGGAGCGCTCCACTTCTATCTTGCAGTCGGTCGCAGAAAAGTCCGGCTTGGAGCTGGTTCCGGATCCCGCAGGTGCAGCCTTCTACGGCCCGAAGATTTCTGTGCAGGCGCGCGACGCCATCGGCCGTACCTGGCAGATGTCTACCGTTCAGTTGGACTTCAACCTGCCGGAGCGCTTCGAGCTGGAATACACCGCGTCGGACGGCACTAAGAAGCGCCCAATCATGATTCACCGTGCGCTCTTCGGCTCCATCGAGCGATTCTTCGGCGTCCTGCTGGAGCACTACGCCGGTGCCTTCCCAGCATGGCTGGCACCGCACCAAGTGGTGGGCATTCCGGTGGCTGATGAATTCTCCCCGCACCTCGAAGAGGTTGCCGCCCAGCTGCGTCAGAAGGGTATCCGCGCCGATGTGGATACCTCTGATGACCGCATGCAGAAGAAGATTCGCAACCACACCACCGGTAAGGTTCCGTTCATGCTGGTGGCTGGCGCGCGCGACGTAGAAGCTGATGCCGTGTCCTTCCGCTTCCTCGATGGCACCCAGGTCAATGGTGTGCCGGTAAAGGAAGCCGTGGAGCTCATCGCCGCATGGGTGGCAGAGCGCAACAACGAGCAGCCGACCGAAGAGCTCATCAGTGCCCGACGCTAA
- a CDS encoding Dyp-type peroxidase: MSGFSRRGFLTGAAVSTSAFALASCNDQGSSPDAQATDRPALADALVAFDGDHQAGIATAAQAHLNLVGFDLKRGVDKRGFASLMKLWTEDARALCTGEAPLGTLEPEMVQQPANLTITCGLGEEVFNLLGVDKPRWLGDVRPYEREELEDKWGQSDLVLQICCDDPLMNTYALRHMVRAGEHYASVKWLQQGFINAYGSQEKGATARNMFGQKDGTVNPRSEEDFAAQVWIDKGPHWANGGTAMVVRRIRMNVDTWEKLDRSSRENAIGRKLDTGAPLTGEDEFDAVDFDAVDDYGLPVIDKNSHMAVAAPPADHPEQRILRRPYNYELAPDGKDGQLSNIGQVFICYQQDPTKQFEPIQARLDKSDLLNEWLTHIGSAMYFCPPGTLTADGRESWWAKSLCEHAGL; the protein is encoded by the coding sequence ATGTCTGGATTCAGCAGAAGGGGATTTCTTACCGGCGCTGCGGTATCGACCAGCGCCTTCGCGTTGGCTAGCTGTAATGACCAGGGTTCTTCCCCGGATGCTCAGGCAACGGATCGGCCGGCGCTTGCCGACGCCCTCGTGGCATTCGACGGCGACCATCAAGCGGGTATCGCTACCGCAGCGCAGGCCCACCTGAATTTGGTGGGGTTTGACCTTAAAAGGGGCGTCGACAAGCGGGGGTTTGCCAGCCTCATGAAGCTGTGGACCGAGGATGCCCGCGCGCTGTGCACGGGGGAGGCGCCGCTGGGCACGCTGGAGCCAGAAATGGTGCAACAGCCTGCCAACCTGACTATCACCTGCGGTCTAGGCGAAGAGGTTTTTAACCTGCTCGGAGTGGACAAGCCACGGTGGCTGGGAGATGTACGCCCCTATGAGCGCGAGGAGCTGGAAGATAAGTGGGGTCAAAGCGATCTCGTCCTGCAAATCTGCTGCGATGACCCACTGATGAATACCTACGCCCTGCGGCACATGGTGCGCGCAGGCGAGCACTATGCCAGCGTGAAGTGGTTGCAGCAGGGCTTTATTAACGCCTATGGCAGCCAGGAAAAGGGCGCCACCGCGCGCAATATGTTTGGGCAAAAGGACGGCACTGTAAACCCACGCAGCGAGGAGGACTTCGCAGCCCAGGTGTGGATTGATAAGGGCCCGCATTGGGCCAATGGGGGAACGGCGATGGTGGTGCGCCGCATCCGCATGAACGTGGATACTTGGGAAAAGCTGGATCGCTCTTCCCGCGAGAATGCTATCGGCCGCAAGCTCGATACTGGTGCCCCGCTCACCGGCGAGGACGAATTCGACGCCGTGGATTTTGACGCGGTAGATGACTATGGACTGCCGGTTATCGATAAGAACTCGCACATGGCGGTAGCCGCCCCGCCGGCCGATCATCCAGAGCAGCGCATCCTGCGCCGGCCGTATAACTATGAGCTGGCTCCCGATGGCAAGGATGGGCAGCTTTCCAATATTGGCCAGGTTTTCATCTGCTATCAGCAAGATCCCACCAAGCAATTCGAGCCTATCCAGGCCCGTTTGGATAAATCGGACCTGCTGAACGAGTGGTTGACTCATATTGGTTCGGCTATGTATTTCTGCCCGCCGGGCACCCTCACTGCCGATGGGCGCGAGTCATGGTGGGCAAAATCGCTCTGCGAGCATGCAGGGTTGTAG
- a CDS encoding HRDC domain-containing protein has product MPELRSRPLEGIPPVLATPEEFTAAAARLAAGTGPFAIDTERASGYRYDDRAFVVQIRRRGAGTMLFAPEGHREELTAALAPVLNGTEWIIHAAHSDLPCLGWLGLFPGSIFDTELAARLAGFERPNLGTMVAELFDVELEKGYGDADWSAPQLSEELKAYAALDVELLLELAEALRDILAEQDKMDWALEEFSAIVQEHSGDFAPQPHTWRDLKGISSLRSGSQLAAARALWFKRDAIARRTDTAPGRVLANKTLVEIARALPTTAGDLARVKGFPRRRKGATAQWMAVLNQARAVLPQQRPRVHRAPQPIPSKTIWAKDYPDLWEIYQTIRADIADLAAELGMPSELLIRPAAVRAAVWAKVGVRANKRHRGPDSVAGAIRQPGDVAAFLRAEGAREWQIEMTAPIIVDGLF; this is encoded by the coding sequence ATGCCAGAATTGCGCAGCCGGCCGCTCGAGGGCATCCCGCCGGTTCTTGCCACCCCGGAGGAATTCACCGCTGCCGCAGCCCGCCTAGCCGCGGGTACGGGCCCCTTTGCCATCGATACCGAGCGCGCCTCCGGCTATCGCTACGATGATCGCGCCTTCGTAGTGCAAATTCGCCGCCGCGGCGCGGGCACGATGCTTTTTGCCCCTGAAGGCCACCGCGAGGAGCTCACGGCCGCCCTTGCCCCAGTGCTCAACGGCACGGAGTGGATTATTCACGCCGCCCATTCGGATTTGCCTTGTCTCGGGTGGCTCGGTCTTTTTCCTGGCTCCATCTTTGACACGGAACTGGCGGCGCGGCTCGCGGGATTTGAACGGCCCAATCTGGGCACTATGGTCGCAGAGCTTTTTGACGTCGAATTGGAAAAGGGCTACGGCGACGCCGACTGGTCCGCCCCGCAGCTCAGCGAGGAACTCAAGGCATACGCCGCGCTCGATGTGGAACTGCTCCTCGAGCTAGCCGAAGCCCTGCGCGACATTCTGGCAGAACAAGACAAGATGGACTGGGCTTTAGAGGAATTTTCCGCCATAGTCCAAGAACATTCCGGAGACTTCGCTCCCCAGCCGCACACGTGGCGCGATCTGAAGGGCATCTCCAGTTTGCGCAGCGGCAGTCAGCTCGCTGCTGCTCGAGCGCTGTGGTTTAAGCGCGACGCTATCGCTCGGCGCACGGACACTGCGCCCGGCCGGGTATTAGCGAATAAAACGCTGGTAGAAATTGCGCGCGCCCTTCCCACCACCGCCGGCGATCTTGCCCGAGTCAAGGGATTTCCTCGCCGTCGCAAGGGCGCGACCGCCCAGTGGATGGCTGTGCTTAACCAGGCGCGCGCCGTTCTCCCGCAGCAGCGGCCTCGCGTCCATCGCGCCCCACAACCGATTCCTTCCAAAACCATCTGGGCCAAGGACTACCCGGACCTATGGGAGATATACCAAACTATCCGCGCGGACATCGCCGATCTCGCTGCTGAACTCGGTATGCCTTCCGAGCTTCTTATCCGCCCTGCCGCTGTGCGTGCAGCGGTATGGGCGAAGGTAGGTGTGCGCGCCAATAAGCGCCACCGCGGACCTGATTCTGTCGCCGGCGCCATCCGGCAGCCTGGCGACGTCGCTGCCTTCCTGCGCGCGGAGGGCGCGCGCGAATGGCAAATAGAAATGACCGCCCCGATTATCGTGGACGGTCTTTTCTAG
- the hemQ gene encoding hydrogen peroxide-dependent heme synthase translates to MAKLDYKELNAVQQYSQHAVFKVIPGALGTERAEIIAQAQEFFAGVEKAGKVTVRGIYDLTAMRDSADFMIWWHAEEFSDLQKVFGDFRRETTLGQVSEVTWVGNALHRPAEFNKSHLPSFIMGEEPKEWISVYPFVRSYDWYTMDDEKRRRILMEHGMQARDYPDVRANTVPAFALGDYEWILAFEADELHRIVDLMYLMRYTEARHHVREEIPFHTGRRVKDVAELIAVLP, encoded by the coding sequence ATGGCGAAGCTTGATTACAAGGAACTCAACGCGGTTCAGCAATATTCCCAGCACGCAGTTTTTAAGGTGATTCCGGGCGCGCTCGGCACCGAGCGAGCGGAGATCATCGCCCAAGCGCAGGAGTTCTTTGCCGGCGTGGAAAAAGCCGGAAAGGTAACCGTGCGCGGCATTTACGACCTCACGGCTATGCGCGATTCCGCCGACTTCATGATCTGGTGGCACGCCGAGGAATTCTCTGACCTGCAAAAGGTCTTCGGGGACTTCCGCCGCGAGACCACCCTGGGCCAGGTAAGCGAAGTGACCTGGGTGGGCAATGCCTTGCACCGTCCAGCAGAGTTCAATAAGTCCCACCTGCCCTCCTTCATCATGGGTGAGGAGCCCAAGGAGTGGATCTCGGTGTACCCCTTCGTGCGCTCTTATGACTGGTACACCATGGATGATGAAAAGCGCCGCCGCATCCTTATGGAGCACGGCATGCAGGCGCGCGACTACCCCGATGTGCGCGCAAATACCGTCCCAGCCTTTGCCCTGGGTGACTACGAGTGGATTTTGGCCTTCGAGGCGGATGAGCTCCACCGCATCGTCGACCTGATGTACTTGATGCGCTACACCGAGGCCCGCCACCACGTGCGCGAGGAGATTCCTTTCCACACCGGCCGCCGCGTCAAGGACGTAGCAGAGCTCATCGCAGTTCTGCCCTAA
- a CDS encoding pyrimidine reductase family protein: MDISSLLGPDSGDVFTVRTNMVSTLTGSATMNHVSKDMGNDTDGQLFTALRNWADVVLVGAQTVRAEDYSGVKPNGVGSRPAPIAVPSRSLDFDITSDFFTDFTTPPILLVPHSSRDDQELAKRIATIESTGAEVCDAGEGTVQDYISVLKDRGFKRVLCEGGPGMIGQLVDVDAIDQMYLTLDPHLSTGVETPMATFKGEHSHRRMQLENVAADHDGTVFLRYSRAR, translated from the coding sequence ATGGATATCTCTTCGCTATTGGGCCCTGATTCCGGTGATGTATTCACCGTCCGCACGAATATGGTTAGCACGTTAACCGGCTCGGCAACCATGAACCACGTTTCCAAGGACATGGGAAACGACACTGACGGGCAGCTTTTTACTGCTCTACGTAACTGGGCAGACGTCGTGTTGGTGGGTGCGCAAACGGTGCGCGCAGAGGACTACTCCGGAGTAAAACCTAACGGGGTTGGTTCGCGGCCGGCTCCTATTGCCGTACCTTCCCGCAGCCTTGATTTCGATATCACCTCGGACTTCTTCACGGATTTTACTACCCCGCCCATCCTCCTAGTCCCCCATAGCAGCCGGGACGATCAAGAGCTCGCAAAGCGCATCGCGACCATCGAATCCACAGGCGCGGAAGTCTGCGATGCTGGCGAAGGAACCGTGCAGGACTACATATCTGTCTTAAAGGACCGCGGGTTTAAGCGCGTGCTGTGTGAGGGCGGGCCAGGAATGATTGGGCAGTTGGTAGATGTCGATGCCATCGACCAAATGTATTTGACCCTGGACCCACATCTATCTACCGGCGTGGAAACTCCCATGGCGACGTTTAAGGGCGAGCATTCCCATCGCCGCATGCAGTTAGAAAATGTCGCGGCCGATCACGATGGCACGGTGTTTCTGCGGTATTCCCGCGCCCGCTAG
- a CDS encoding glycosyltransferase family 87 protein, whose protein sequence is MNSRINAAAWPVAILLVVHRVFIIARNGTPTDDFTTVYNAVARMSTGQPVYEQAYNHVDPLYLYTPGATLLLAPLAHIDFSAARGLFIVANAAAIVAALAVLTLAVDRTLTSAVWPVSIALAFVTESVTNTLAFTNINGILLLCMAVFLWAFVRAERTPWLGWVAGVVIGLAIVIKPQFAPLLFLPLVKLQWRSLVTGIGVPVVLNLLAWPLVPGASGFVDNLLPYLSETRDYANSSWAGFHAYVDFGAGLYWTVWLIFAALSTAAILGLLRWRNSDPTLWALTTSGAIMVGIFFLSSLGQQYYSMWLFPLMFTVVLNRSVFHSAGAWFAAFLYLAPVSWASTAHPDAGRWMNFFTATAGWALLIVAIFATVAGWWRAARSTV, encoded by the coding sequence GTGAATTCCCGAATCAATGCCGCCGCCTGGCCCGTGGCCATCCTGCTTGTTGTGCATCGCGTCTTCATCATCGCGCGCAATGGCACGCCGACGGATGATTTCACCACCGTGTATAACGCTGTGGCACGCATGTCCACTGGCCAGCCGGTCTATGAGCAGGCTTATAACCACGTTGACCCGCTGTACCTGTATACGCCGGGGGCGACGCTGCTGCTCGCGCCGCTAGCGCACATCGATTTTTCGGCGGCACGGGGACTATTCATCGTCGCCAACGCGGCTGCAATCGTGGCAGCGCTAGCGGTACTCACCCTTGCGGTAGACCGCACACTTACTTCGGCGGTGTGGCCAGTATCTATCGCTTTGGCCTTTGTCACGGAATCGGTGACCAATACGCTCGCATTTACCAATATCAACGGCATTCTCTTGCTATGCATGGCCGTGTTCTTGTGGGCTTTCGTGCGCGCCGAGCGCACCCCATGGCTGGGCTGGGTGGCAGGCGTGGTCATTGGCTTGGCCATCGTCATTAAGCCGCAATTTGCGCCGTTGCTCTTCCTGCCCTTGGTCAAGCTGCAATGGCGCAGCCTCGTGACTGGCATTGGCGTACCGGTAGTTCTCAACCTTCTAGCGTGGCCGCTCGTGCCGGGCGCTAGCGGCTTTGTGGATAACCTCCTGCCCTACCTCTCAGAAACCCGTGACTATGCCAATTCTTCCTGGGCAGGCTTCCACGCCTACGTTGACTTTGGTGCGGGACTGTATTGGACCGTGTGGTTGATATTTGCCGCGCTTTCGACCGCAGCGATTCTCGGGCTTTTACGCTGGCGCAACTCCGACCCGACCTTGTGGGCACTGACGACAAGCGGGGCGATCATGGTGGGTATCTTCTTCTTGTCTTCCCTTGGCCAGCAGTATTACTCCATGTGGCTATTCCCATTGATGTTTACCGTTGTGCTCAATCGTTCGGTTTTCCATTCTGCGGGTGCGTGGTTTGCGGCCTTTCTCTATTTGGCTCCCGTTTCCTGGGCATCTACAGCGCACCCGGATGCTGGTCGGTGGATGAATTTTTTCACGGCCACGGCGGGATGGGCGCTGCTTATCGTCGCAATCTTCGCTACGGTCGCCGGCTGGTGGCGTGCCGCGCGCAGCACGGTTTAG
- a CDS encoding copper chaperone PCu(A)C, protein MSKISSIALVGFTVAGLALAGCSPQNQNDSTESKVDASTSVGETSSAAESKELTFEDAVVRANEDKDMTAIFGTLVNHTDKDIAITGFSTSLNAKVNQMHETVDGKMQEMSSPLVVKAGESHELAPGGDHFMLMDMENHIAPGESLDLKVELEGGEEFDLGEIQTRSMPAGDEDYGDMKGHEMSHMEHGDMSHNKEGHDH, encoded by the coding sequence ATGTCCAAGATTTCTAGCATCGCCCTTGTGGGCTTCACTGTGGCCGGCCTCGCCCTGGCAGGTTGCTCACCGCAAAACCAAAATGATTCCACCGAGTCGAAGGTGGATGCTTCCACTAGTGTCGGGGAAACATCCTCCGCTGCGGAATCTAAAGAACTGACCTTTGAGGATGCTGTCGTGCGCGCCAATGAGGACAAGGACATGACTGCTATTTTTGGCACCTTGGTGAACCATACCGATAAGGACATCGCTATCACCGGTTTTTCCACCAGCCTCAATGCCAAGGTGAACCAGATGCATGAGACTGTCGATGGCAAGATGCAGGAAATGTCGAGCCCACTAGTAGTCAAAGCCGGCGAGTCCCACGAGCTGGCACCTGGTGGTGACCACTTCATGCTCATGGACATGGAAAACCACATCGCTCCCGGCGAATCCCTTGACCTCAAAGTGGAACTAGAGGGCGGCGAAGAGTTCGATCTGGGCGAGATCCAAACGCGTAGCATGCCTGCTGGGGATGAGGATTACGGCGATATGAAGGGCCACGAAATGTCCCACATGGAGCACGGAGATATGTCCCACAATAAGGAAGGCCACGACCACTAG